The Carassius auratus strain Wakin unplaced genomic scaffold, ASM336829v1 scaf_tig00001591, whole genome shotgun sequence genome includes a window with the following:
- the LOC113069377 gene encoding receptor expression-enhancing protein 6, whose product MFTIFTKIKDRVEAFLNEKNIVTDFLNKIEEKTGIKKRYLALGAVGVTGAYLLFGYGASLLCNLIGFVYPAYYSIKAIESPDKEDDTQWLTYWVIYGFFSVGEFFSDIFLHWFPFYYVCKCLFLLWCMAPVSWNGSQILYRHMVRPFFLKHEARVDEMVNNIGGKAMSAAENATREVLQTLVRNRTIGPAQPEARRLPSSAPTEPTVD is encoded by the exons ATGTTTACCATATTTACAAAGATAAAAGACCGCGTCGAGGCTTTTTTGAACGAGAAGAATATAGTCACTGACTTTCTCAATAAAATCGAAGAAAAAACAGGCATCAAGAAACGTTATTTAGCGCTCG GTGCTGTTGGTGTGACTGGAGCATATTTATTATTTGGATACGGTGCATCTCTGCTCTGTAATCTGATTGGTTTTGTTTACCCCGCATATTACTC tATCAAAGCAATAGAAAGTCCTGATAAGGAGGATGACACACAATGGCTGACATACTGGGTAATCTACGGCTTCTTCAGCGTGGGTGAATTCTTCTCTGACATTTTTCTTCACTGGTTTCCTTTCTACTATGTGTGTAAG tgcttgttcCTCTTGTGGTGCATGGCTCCAGTCTCCTGGAATGGTTCTCAGATACTGTACAGGCATATGGTGCGGCCATTTTTCCTGAAGCATGAAGCCAGAGTAGATGAGATGGTCAACAATATAGGAGGGAAGGCCATGTCAGCAGCTGAGAACGCCACGAGAGAGG TTCTTCAGACTCTAGTGAGAAACCGAACTATCGGCCCAGCTCAGCCTGAAGCCAGAAGACTGCCCAGTTCTGCTCCT
- the zgc:113223 gene encoding tetraspanin-33 has translation MNTRRKKSFRAVKFTLFVFCYIFWVFSAVLIAVGIYAKVAKESDVVDTLMADPALLLIIVGSLMFTITFFGCFGALRNLSLLLNMFVGILLAILLLQVTAAVLGLMFSEKVQERTEQLMMKAIVRYRDDQDLENVIDFIQKKFKCCGVDSYLDWSKNMYFNASDQNPSLEAYGVPFSCCIRLKNETVFNSMCGYETQKMKKGVVSRLIYTTGCLDEIVWWGKQNLLLVGGMTLVLLCIEICMMSLASVQLRQIRSVQQTRKHNKSKNLCCNRKS, from the exons ATGAACACCAGGAGAAAGAAATCATTCAGAGCCGTGAAGTTCACGTTATTCGTGTTTTGCTACATCTTCTGG GTGTTCAGTGCTGTCCTAATTGCTGTTGGGATCTATGCCAAAGTTGCCAAAGAGTCAG ATGTAGTGGACACGCTGATGGCAGATCCAGCGCTGCTGTTGATCATCGTGGGCTCTCTCATGTTCACCATCACGTTTTTTGGCTGTTTCGGAGCTCTGCGCAACCTCTCATTGCTGCTCAACATG TTTGTAGGAATTCTGCTGGCCATTCTGCTTCTTCAAGTAACAGCCGCTGTTCTAGGCCTTATGTTCTCAGAAAAG GTTCAAGAGAGGACAGAGCAGCTGATGATGAAAGCGATTGTACGTTATCGTGATGATCAGGACCTGGAAAATGTGATTGATTTTATACAGAAAAAG TTCAAGTGCTGTGGTGTGGATTCCTATTTAGACTGGTCTAAAAACATGTACTTCAACGCATCTGACCAGAACCCCAGTCTGGAGGCCTACGGAGTGCCCTTCTCCTGCTGCATACGGCTAAAGAATGAG ACTGTGTTCAACTCTATGTGTGGCTATGAGACCCAGAAGATGAAGAAGGGTGTGGTGAGTCGGCTCATCTACACCACCGGGTGTCTGGACGAGATCGTCTGGTGGGGGAAACAGAATCTTCTGCTGGTGGGAGGGATGACCCTCGTCCTGCTTTGCATTGAG ATATGTATGATGTCACTGGCTTCAGTACAGCTCCGTCAAATCCGAAGTGTTCAACAGACGAGGAAACATAACAAGAGCAAAAACCTTTGCTGCAACAGAAAGTCTTGA